The following are encoded in a window of Blastocatellia bacterium genomic DNA:
- the lpxB gene encoding lipid-A-disaccharide synthase: MNSTRSLMVLAGEASGDERAAEVLRALKTLAPEGALPVFGCGGPALRAEGAETLADIAETAIIGPVEIARALARFYALYRRLLRIARERRPTAALLVDWPEFNMKLLRPLKRMGVRTIYYIGPQVWAWRTYRVRALRRYVDRLIVILPFEVEFYRRHGIVAEYVGHPLVDVVRPTLSRAAFYAKHGLSSDRPVISLLPGSRRTEVERILPFLARAARALHAQWPAQFLIPLAATISPEMAWSLLRHTLQPMDLPVRVLERETYDALAYSDLAVITSGTATLEAALLGTPMIVVYRARAINYLLVRPLLHLDTFGMVNLLAGERIVPELIQWDLTPERLAGTMMELLADPKRREIMQAHLAEVRKRLGEAGAARRAAEIIWRVLTAEAPGIVGRD; this comes from the coding sequence GTGAATTCGACGCGTTCCCTGATGGTCCTAGCCGGCGAAGCCTCAGGCGACGAGCGAGCCGCCGAGGTGTTGCGCGCGTTGAAGACGCTCGCTCCCGAAGGTGCGCTTCCTGTCTTCGGTTGTGGAGGGCCGGCCTTGCGCGCCGAAGGCGCTGAGACGCTGGCCGACATCGCAGAGACGGCGATCATCGGCCCTGTGGAAATTGCCCGCGCTCTCGCTCGTTTCTACGCCCTCTATCGCCGTCTGCTCCGCATCGCGCGCGAGCGACGTCCCACGGCCGCTCTGCTGGTGGATTGGCCCGAGTTCAACATGAAGCTCCTTCGTCCGCTCAAACGCATGGGCGTGCGAACGATTTACTACATCGGCCCACAAGTGTGGGCCTGGCGCACGTATCGCGTGCGGGCGCTTCGTCGCTATGTGGACCGGCTCATCGTCATCTTGCCCTTCGAGGTCGAATTCTATCGCCGCCATGGCATCGTGGCCGAATACGTCGGCCATCCGCTGGTGGATGTGGTTCGTCCGACGCTCTCGCGGGCCGCGTTCTACGCGAAGCATGGATTGTCTTCGGATCGGCCAGTGATCAGCCTCTTACCGGGGAGTCGGCGAACGGAAGTCGAACGCATCCTCCCCTTTCTCGCTCGCGCCGCGCGCGCGCTTCACGCCCAATGGCCAGCGCAATTTCTGATCCCGCTCGCGGCAACCATCTCCCCCGAGATGGCTTGGTCCCTGCTACGTCATACGCTGCAGCCGATGGACCTGCCCGTGCGCGTCCTGGAGCGGGAGACCTATGACGCTCTGGCCTACTCGGATCTGGCCGTGATCACCAGTGGCACGGCGACGCTCGAAGCGGCCTTGCTCGGAACCCCGATGATCGTGGTCTATCGCGCGCGAGCGATCAATTACCTGCTGGTCCGTCCGCTCCTGCATCTCGATACGTTCGGCATGGTGAATCTGCTCGCCGGAGAACGCATCGTCCCCGAACTCATCCAATGGGATTTGACGCCGGAGCGACTCGCGGGGACAATGATGGAGCTGCTCGCCGATCCGAAGCGGCGAGAGATCATGCAGGCGCACTTGGCCGAGGTCAGAAAGCGCTTGGGAGAAGCTGGAGCCGCTCGTCGCGCGGCCGAGATCATTTGGCGCGTCCTCACCGCCGAAGCGCCTGGAATCGTAGGGAGGGATTAG
- the mreD gene encoding rod shape-determining protein MreD — protein sequence MEVALRGSRASRGVTVSLTKTVVVIIAALLVHLLIVRYVRVLRPVDVVLIVTVYVAFARDPVRAMLVGAGAGLLQDGFSSGIVGAQSLAKTVVALLVSLVSVRVALDHLPLRFIALVLATALHALIYLGLHWLFGQNLLGNPVWPTLLGEVAWLAGANGVAALILFALLDWVFAERERKLGRPARRRW from the coding sequence TTGGAGGTCGCTCTTCGGGGAAGTCGAGCCTCGCGCGGCGTCACAGTGAGCCTGACCAAGACGGTCGTCGTCATCATCGCGGCTTTGCTCGTGCACTTGCTCATCGTGCGGTATGTGCGCGTCTTGCGCCCGGTGGATGTGGTGTTGATCGTGACCGTGTACGTGGCATTCGCGCGAGATCCGGTGCGTGCGATGTTGGTTGGAGCGGGAGCAGGACTGCTGCAGGACGGTTTCTCCAGCGGGATCGTGGGAGCACAGAGCTTGGCCAAGACGGTCGTCGCCCTTCTGGTCTCGTTGGTGAGCGTTCGCGTGGCGTTAGATCATCTCCCGTTGCGGTTTATTGCCCTGGTCCTGGCGACGGCATTGCATGCGCTGATCTATCTTGGCCTGCATTGGCTTTTCGGGCAGAATTTACTTGGAAATCCCGTGTGGCCGACGCTCCTTGGCGAGGTGGCGTGGCTGGCGGGCGCCAACGGAGTGGCGGCCTTGATACTCTTCGCGCTCCTAGATTGGGTCTTCGCCGAGCGGGAGCGGAAGTTGGGCCGACCGGCTCGGCGCCGATGGTGA
- a CDS encoding SurA N-terminal domain-containing protein — protein MLRFLSEKQRARNILLVFVAIMMVVGLVILYMPIGQALYRRAVGLSEVTDSTVVAEVMEEKITAGEYRAALMRLTQSRLGRGFEDPASLKPFSSTILNELIEDRLVLILARQWGLSATDEEVFKALLPMFRDASGRFIGRERYFRAVQQSGQTVEEFEENLRRSILRDKVRHHLTAALDVSPREVEEEFLRENAAVDLVYVVIRSKDLRAAIPVSEDEARAYFEKHRGEFAITQLERQVEYLHIPMARIPVSISETEIREEYERTKSEHTTGAYVSQIELPFTEQNEADVRRQAEDLVKRARGDEKTPAEDFQKLGGKSIGFVKKDSKDASYRQRVFTLSDFQKDVTDPIREEGKFYILKVTRWQRKPLAEVRDELVRRLRERKQRDEAAKLADEIKKRLDEVKDLRRVAAEFSPKLGNLPVEQLVRRTGFFAAGEDLPEFGDYASGFSSAASELDEIGQIGSKIYLSDGYAIPRLIAKREPKTPTFEEVKERVIRKLQEQKAIERARQLAEQLIAQSPTIEALRKAAAARKLEVKTQEEFKRGTFLPDLERSEQLEGMAFALEVSRVASRPVRIGKDFVVFGITKRSDPDRAKLESERKAIRERVLSTKRDQFYRSYLETLREKMIADGRIRIHQDVIEAIFSTMTGSAPARAER, from the coding sequence ATGTTGCGATTCTTGAGCGAGAAACAACGCGCCCGGAATATCCTGCTGGTGTTCGTCGCCATCATGATGGTCGTGGGCCTGGTGATCCTCTACATGCCCATCGGCCAAGCGCTCTATCGCCGGGCGGTCGGTCTGAGCGAAGTCACCGATTCCACCGTAGTCGCAGAGGTGATGGAGGAGAAGATCACGGCTGGAGAATACCGTGCTGCCCTCATGCGCCTCACTCAATCTCGCCTAGGCCGTGGCTTTGAAGACCCGGCCTCGTTGAAGCCCTTCAGCTCGACGATCCTCAACGAGCTGATCGAAGATCGCCTCGTCCTCATCTTGGCCCGGCAATGGGGACTCTCGGCCACTGACGAAGAGGTCTTCAAAGCCTTGTTGCCGATGTTCCGCGACGCTAGCGGTCGCTTCATCGGGCGCGAGCGCTACTTCCGCGCCGTCCAGCAAAGCGGCCAAACGGTCGAAGAGTTCGAGGAGAACCTGCGCCGCTCGATCCTCCGAGATAAGGTGCGTCATCACTTGACGGCTGCCCTGGACGTCAGCCCGCGCGAGGTCGAGGAAGAATTCCTCCGCGAGAACGCGGCCGTGGATCTTGTCTATGTCGTCATCCGGTCGAAGGACCTGCGCGCTGCGATCCCGGTGAGTGAGGATGAGGCTCGCGCCTATTTCGAGAAACATCGTGGGGAGTTCGCCATCACTCAGCTCGAGCGCCAGGTCGAATACCTCCACATCCCTATGGCGCGCATCCCCGTCTCCATCTCCGAGACGGAGATTCGCGAGGAGTACGAACGAACGAAATCCGAACACACGACAGGCGCCTACGTGAGTCAGATCGAGTTGCCCTTCACCGAGCAGAACGAAGCCGACGTTCGTCGCCAAGCCGAAGACTTAGTCAAACGCGCGCGCGGCGATGAGAAGACGCCAGCCGAGGATTTCCAGAAATTGGGTGGCAAGAGCATTGGCTTCGTCAAAAAAGATTCCAAGGACGCATCCTATCGCCAGCGCGTCTTCACGCTGAGCGATTTTCAGAAAGACGTCACCGACCCCATTCGCGAGGAGGGGAAATTCTACATTCTGAAGGTGACGCGCTGGCAGCGGAAGCCGTTGGCCGAAGTGCGCGATGAGTTAGTCCGACGCCTCCGCGAGCGCAAACAGCGGGATGAGGCTGCTAAGCTCGCCGATGAGATCAAGAAGCGTCTGGATGAGGTGAAGGACCTGCGTCGCGTCGCCGCCGAATTCTCGCCGAAGTTGGGGAACCTGCCCGTCGAACAACTGGTGCGGCGGACGGGCTTCTTCGCGGCTGGGGAAGATCTTCCCGAGTTCGGCGACTACGCTTCGGGTTTCAGCAGCGCGGCTTCGGAACTCGATGAGATCGGTCAGATCGGGAGCAAGATCTACTTGAGCGATGGATATGCCATCCCTCGCCTGATCGCCAAGCGCGAACCGAAGACGCCGACGTTCGAGGAGGTGAAGGAGCGCGTCATTCGAAAGCTGCAGGAGCAGAAGGCCATCGAGCGCGCTCGCCAATTGGCCGAACAACTGATCGCTCAATCGCCGACGATCGAAGCGTTGCGCAAGGCCGCGGCTGCTCGGAAGCTCGAGGTCAAAACGCAAGAGGAGTTCAAGCGCGGGACCTTCCTCCCCGATTTGGAGCGATCGGAACAATTGGAGGGTATGGCCTTCGCCCTCGAGGTCTCGCGCGTCGCGTCACGGCCAGTGCGCATCGGGAAGGATTTCGTCGTCTTCGGTATCACGAAGCGTAGTGATCCGGATCGCGCTAAGCTCGAATCGGAACGCAAGGCCATCCGCGAGCGCGTGCTCTCGACCAAGCGCGACCAATTCTACCGTTCCTATCTGGAGACGCTGCGCGAGAAGATGATCGCCGACGGGCGCATCCGCATCCATCAGGACGTCATCGAGGCGATCTTCTCGACGATGACCGGCTCGGCGCCGGCACGAGCGGAGCGGTGA
- the rfbD gene encoding dTDP-4-dehydrorhamnose reductase — MKARVLVVGAAGLLGRYVVRTFAREHEVWAMRRADLDVRDREQVERVLRAVRPQVVINCAAISDVDACERDPELAFQVNAEGPRHLAEVCCEIEAALVQISTDYIFDGHKREPYTIADPPRPLNRYGASKWAGEEAVRRTWARHYIVRVARLFGFGGRNFASSLPERLRAREPLRAIVDEVGSPTYAADLATRLLEILARGHPGTYHVTNSGVCSWYEFACEVARQLGCEDVRIEPIRSTDLNRPAQRPLYTALRCLLSEQLGLPALRSWSLALRDFLEEVRSHGSLR, encoded by the coding sequence ATGAAAGCGCGCGTCCTCGTCGTCGGAGCAGCTGGACTCTTGGGGCGCTACGTCGTTCGAACGTTCGCCCGCGAGCACGAAGTATGGGCCATGCGACGCGCGGATCTCGATGTGCGCGACCGCGAACAAGTGGAACGCGTGTTGCGCGCCGTGCGCCCGCAGGTCGTCATCAACTGCGCGGCGATCTCGGATGTGGACGCATGCGAACGGGATCCCGAGCTGGCCTTCCAAGTGAACGCCGAGGGGCCTCGACACTTGGCCGAAGTCTGCTGCGAGATCGAAGCCGCGCTCGTGCAGATCAGCACCGATTATATCTTCGACGGCCACAAGCGCGAGCCGTACACGATCGCCGATCCCCCGCGCCCGCTCAATCGGTATGGAGCGTCGAAATGGGCCGGGGAAGAAGCCGTACGGCGGACGTGGGCGCGGCACTATATCGTCCGAGTGGCGCGCCTTTTCGGCTTCGGCGGTCGGAATTTCGCCAGCTCGCTGCCCGAACGACTGCGCGCGAGGGAACCGCTGCGAGCCATTGTGGACGAAGTGGGATCACCGACGTATGCTGCGGATCTGGCGACGCGTCTCCTTGAGATCCTCGCGCGGGGACACCCAGGGACTTATCACGTCACCAACAGCGGCGTGTGCTCGTGGTATGAGTTCGCTTGCGAGGTGGCGCGCCAATTGGGATGCGAAGACGTGCGCATCGAGCCCATTCGGAGCACCGACTTGAATCGCCCGGCCCAGCGTCCGCTGTACACGGCGCTGCGGTGTCTGCTCTCGGAGCAACTGGGACTCCCAGCGCTTCGCTCTTGGTCACTGGCGCTCCGCGATTTCCTGGAGGAGGTGAGGAGCCATGGATCGCTACGTTGA
- a CDS encoding bifunctional transaldolase/phosoglucose isomerase gives MREEWFVPEALAQAVRERLAQWERDRMVERLWAGEASIWTNDGEDRWLGWLRVVEQEKARAPMYAALRESAQRAGIAHVLLLGMGGSSLAPEVFARVFPSGEGAPRLLVLDSIDPGDVRAVEAQIDLRRALVIVSSKSGTTLESNLLLEYFLARMKRALGPERAGEHFLAITDPGTPLSEIAVREGFRHCFYGLESIGGRYSALSVFGLVPAALMGVEVERLLESAQRMIRRCRPEVPIAENPGVVLGAILGESAQRGQDKITILASQSLAAFGAWLEQLLAESTGKDGKGVVPVDDEALGPPDVYGRDRVFVGFQLESDSSEERPADRLRAAGHALLERSDIASRSVVGPPILQLTLSDLYDLGGLFFLWEMVTAVLGAILGVNPFDQPDVEASKAEARALARAYEETGVLAHPEVLLRDGNLVLFADEANRRELNARAGERSLEGYLRAHLERLREGDYFALLAYVERSNAHRQQLRLIRHRVRDGRRVATSLGFGPRFLHSTGQLHKGGPNTGVFLHVIGSDAWDHAIPGRSYTFGLIKRAQAYGDFAVLARRGRRQLGVEIEGEVSAGLARLCEAIERALPGAP, from the coding sequence ATGAGGGAAGAATGGTTCGTGCCGGAAGCCCTCGCGCAAGCCGTCCGAGAGCGACTCGCACAATGGGAGCGAGATCGGATGGTCGAGCGGCTGTGGGCGGGCGAAGCCTCGATTTGGACGAACGACGGAGAGGACCGCTGGTTGGGGTGGCTGCGCGTCGTCGAGCAGGAGAAGGCGCGCGCACCAATGTACGCCGCGTTGCGAGAGAGCGCGCAACGTGCTGGGATCGCGCATGTGTTGCTGCTCGGCATGGGGGGATCGAGCTTGGCGCCAGAGGTCTTCGCTCGTGTATTCCCTTCTGGAGAAGGAGCCCCGAGGCTCCTCGTATTGGACTCGATTGATCCCGGTGACGTTCGTGCCGTCGAGGCACAGATTGATCTTCGCCGCGCGCTCGTCATCGTCTCCAGCAAGTCGGGGACGACGCTGGAGTCGAATCTCCTGCTGGAGTATTTCCTCGCTCGGATGAAGCGCGCGCTCGGGCCAGAGCGCGCGGGCGAGCATTTCCTGGCGATTACTGATCCGGGGACTCCGCTGAGCGAGATCGCCGTGCGCGAGGGATTTCGACATTGTTTCTATGGGCTTGAGAGCATCGGGGGACGATATTCGGCGCTGTCGGTCTTCGGGCTCGTTCCGGCGGCGCTCATGGGCGTGGAGGTCGAGCGGCTTTTGGAGAGCGCTCAACGCATGATCCGACGATGTCGCCCCGAAGTTCCGATCGCGGAGAATCCGGGCGTCGTCCTCGGAGCGATTCTGGGCGAGTCGGCGCAGCGCGGGCAGGATAAGATCACGATCCTCGCCTCGCAGAGCCTCGCTGCCTTCGGAGCATGGCTGGAACAGCTTCTGGCTGAGTCTACGGGCAAGGACGGCAAAGGCGTCGTCCCCGTGGACGATGAAGCGCTCGGACCGCCGGACGTGTATGGTCGAGATCGGGTCTTCGTGGGGTTCCAACTCGAATCCGATTCATCGGAAGAGCGTCCCGCGGATCGCCTTCGAGCCGCCGGACATGCTCTTCTCGAACGCTCGGACATCGCTTCGCGCTCCGTTGTGGGACCTCCGATCCTTCAGCTCACGCTCTCGGACCTCTACGATCTTGGCGGGCTATTCTTCCTCTGGGAGATGGTCACGGCAGTGCTCGGCGCGATCCTCGGCGTGAATCCGTTCGATCAGCCCGATGTCGAAGCGAGCAAGGCGGAAGCGCGAGCGTTGGCTCGCGCGTACGAGGAGACGGGCGTGCTCGCGCATCCTGAGGTCCTGCTGCGCGATGGGAATCTCGTGCTCTTCGCTGACGAGGCAAATCGGCGTGAGCTGAATGCGCGCGCGGGGGAGCGTTCGCTCGAAGGGTATTTGCGCGCGCACCTAGAACGCTTGCGGGAAGGGGATTATTTCGCGCTCTTGGCCTACGTGGAGCGGAGCAACGCGCATCGGCAGCAACTTCGCCTCATTCGGCATCGCGTGCGGGATGGACGACGGGTGGCGACTTCGCTCGGATTTGGGCCGCGCTTCTTGCACTCGACGGGGCAGCTCCATAAGGGAGGGCCGAATACGGGCGTGTTCCTGCACGTGATCGGTAGCGATGCGTGGGATCATGCGATCCCGGGGCGATCGTACACGTTCGGCCTCATCAAGCGCGCGCAAGCGTATGGGGATTTCGCGGTCTTGGCCCGGCGGGGACGTCGTCAACTCGGCGTGGAGATCGAGGGAGAGGTGAGCGCTGGGCTCGCTCGATTGTGCGAGGCGATCGAGCGCGCACTCCCAGGTGCACCATGA
- the mreC gene encoding rod shape-determining protein MreC, with product MGTPPRGRSVVIVFLALLSAQMLLMSAQARHPQSGESLLRVWSVTAAAPVLSSVHAVVSWAEHVWESYARVDEVQRENRALREEVAELRREVARFREEAREAERLRQLLELQRELPVRTIAARVIGRDTSVWFQSLIVNRGARHGVRSGAAVITPEGLVGRVIEVGPTVARVQLITDERSGVGAAIGILEETRAIGVVVGSNEALCRMRYVPGSEPVREGEMVYTTGQDGIYPRGLPIGRVIAVRRGSALVSHDILIEPAARLSRLEEVLILLERPSEVRVPTL from the coding sequence ATGGGCACACCTCCGAGGGGGCGATCGGTCGTCATCGTCTTTCTCGCCCTGCTCAGCGCACAGATGCTCTTGATGTCGGCGCAGGCGCGGCATCCTCAATCGGGAGAGTCGCTGCTGCGCGTGTGGTCGGTGACGGCGGCAGCGCCCGTCCTCTCCTCGGTGCATGCGGTCGTCTCTTGGGCAGAGCATGTATGGGAGAGCTACGCGCGCGTGGACGAGGTCCAGCGGGAGAATCGCGCCTTGCGCGAGGAGGTGGCCGAGCTGCGGCGTGAAGTGGCGCGATTTCGGGAGGAAGCGCGCGAGGCCGAGCGCCTACGCCAACTGCTGGAGCTGCAACGGGAGCTGCCCGTGCGCACGATCGCCGCGCGCGTCATCGGGCGCGATACAAGCGTCTGGTTCCAATCCCTTATCGTCAATCGAGGAGCGCGCCACGGCGTGCGCTCGGGAGCGGCCGTGATCACCCCGGAGGGATTGGTCGGACGAGTGATCGAAGTCGGTCCGACGGTCGCCCGGGTGCAACTCATCACCGATGAACGGAGCGGTGTAGGGGCGGCCATTGGGATTCTGGAAGAGACGCGCGCCATTGGCGTCGTCGTGGGCAGCAACGAAGCCCTTTGTCGCATGCGATATGTGCCCGGCAGCGAGCCCGTCCGAGAGGGCGAGATGGTCTACACGACCGGTCAGGATGGGATCTATCCGCGCGGCCTTCCCATTGGCCGGGTCATCGCCGTGCGGCGTGGATCGGCGTTGGTCTCGCATGACATTTTGATCGAACCGGCGGCTCGGCTCAGTCGCCTGGAAGAAGTTTTGATCCTCCTCGAACGCCCTTCGGAGGTGCGAGTGCCCACACTGTAG
- a CDS encoding phosphomannose isomerase type II C-terminal cupin domain — MDRYVEERPWGKFEVLEKADRYQIKRITVNPGHRLSLQYHHHRTEHWVIVAGLGRVTRGEEVIPVSANQSIVIPKGAPHRIENTGTEPLVFIEVQYGDYLGEDDIVRLADDYNRVPATVETSSEGGA; from the coding sequence ATGGATCGCTACGTTGAGGAGCGTCCGTGGGGGAAATTCGAGGTCTTGGAGAAGGCCGATCGCTATCAGATCAAGCGGATCACGGTGAATCCGGGACATCGGTTGAGCTTGCAGTATCACCACCATCGGACCGAACATTGGGTGATCGTCGCCGGACTCGGGCGAGTGACGCGCGGCGAAGAGGTGATTCCGGTCTCGGCGAATCAGAGCATCGTCATCCCCAAGGGAGCACCTCATCGCATCGAGAACACGGGGACGGAGCCGCTCGTGTTCATCGAGGTGCAGTACGGGGACTATCTCGGCGAGGATGACATCGTGCGACTGGCGGATGACTACAACCGCGTGCCGGCGACCGTCGAGACTTCGAGCGAGGGGGGAGCATGA
- the mazG gene encoding nucleoside triphosphate pyrophosphohydrolase, with protein MTTVSFEALVELVEKLRGPDGCPWDKQQTYETLAPMTIEEAYELLEAIETGNVEQMKAELGDLIFQVVFYAKIAKERGEFTIEDVIAHVHEKMTRRHPHVFGDATARTSEDVLRRWEAIKLQEKAQRGGPEPPSILDGVSSRLPALIEATQLAERASRVGFDWGDAVSALEKLDEEVAEFKHAMETMPENRERLKEEIGDLLFMVANLARLLGLDAETALKAANRKFKERFRYIESELRRQGRSPEESTLEEMERLWQEAKRKDVSSSE; from the coding sequence ATGACGACCGTATCGTTCGAAGCGCTGGTGGAGCTGGTCGAGAAACTGCGCGGTCCCGATGGATGCCCATGGGACAAACAGCAAACCTATGAGACGCTCGCTCCGATGACGATCGAAGAAGCCTACGAACTGCTCGAGGCCATCGAGACGGGAAACGTCGAGCAGATGAAAGCGGAGCTCGGCGATCTCATCTTCCAGGTCGTCTTCTACGCGAAGATCGCGAAAGAGCGAGGCGAATTCACCATCGAGGACGTCATCGCGCACGTTCACGAGAAGATGACCCGGCGCCATCCGCACGTCTTCGGCGATGCGACGGCGCGAACGAGCGAAGACGTCCTGCGCCGTTGGGAAGCGATCAAGCTGCAGGAGAAAGCCCAACGCGGAGGGCCTGAGCCCCCGTCTATTCTCGACGGCGTCTCCTCGCGATTGCCCGCGCTCATTGAGGCCACGCAATTGGCCGAGCGCGCTTCTCGCGTCGGCTTCGATTGGGGCGACGCCGTGAGCGCTCTGGAGAAACTCGACGAAGAAGTCGCCGAATTCAAACACGCGATGGAGACGATGCCCGAGAATCGGGAACGGCTCAAGGAAGAGATCGGCGATCTCCTCTTCATGGTCGCCAACCTCGCTCGACTCCTCGGCCTGGATGCCGAGACGGCACTCAAAGCGGCGAATCGGAAATTCAAGGAACGCTTCCGCTACATTGAGAGCGAACTGCGGCGTCAGGGTCGTTCGCCCGAGGAGAGCACGCTGGAGGAGATGGAGCGTCTCTGGCAAGAGGCGAAGCGAAAGGATGTCTCATCCTCGGAGTGA
- a CDS encoding rod shape-determining protein, whose product MSAFSIFRWFSSDLAIDLGTANTLVYAKGRGIVVSEPSIVVVNKVTQKVEAVGREAKEMLGRTHANIVAIRPMRDGVIANFELTEAMLQNFIRKAHNGRSWVNPRVVIGIPSEITQVERRAVIDAAYRARASEVYLVEQSIAAAIGAGLPITEPIGNMIVDIGGGTTDIAVISLSGIVYSRSIRIAGNEMDEAIIQYIKKKYNLLIGERTAEQIKIELGSAYPLEEPLSMEVRGRSLIEGVPKTITITDEEIREALADTVSTIVNAVRVALERTPPELAADIIDHGIVLAGGGALLKGLDKRLMQETSVPVILAEDPLSAVVLGAGKMLDDIDLLKRVCTNLERLEY is encoded by the coding sequence ATGAGCGCGTTCTCCATCTTTCGATGGTTTTCGAGCGATCTCGCCATTGATCTGGGGACGGCCAATACGCTGGTCTACGCCAAGGGCCGGGGGATCGTCGTCAGCGAGCCTTCGATCGTCGTCGTCAACAAGGTGACGCAGAAGGTGGAGGCGGTCGGTCGGGAGGCCAAGGAGATGCTCGGGCGGACGCATGCGAATATTGTGGCGATCCGCCCGATGCGCGATGGGGTCATCGCGAACTTCGAGCTGACCGAGGCGATGCTGCAGAACTTCATCCGGAAAGCCCACAACGGGCGCTCATGGGTGAATCCGCGCGTGGTGATCGGGATTCCCAGCGAGATCACGCAGGTGGAGCGGCGAGCCGTCATTGACGCGGCCTATCGGGCCCGCGCCAGCGAGGTCTATTTGGTTGAGCAATCCATCGCCGCCGCCATCGGAGCCGGGTTGCCCATCACCGAGCCCATTGGGAATATGATTGTGGACATCGGTGGCGGGACGACCGATATCGCCGTGATCTCGCTCTCGGGGATCGTTTACTCCCGCTCGATTCGGATCGCCGGCAATGAGATGGATGAGGCGATCATCCAGTACATCAAGAAGAAGTACAATCTGCTCATCGGGGAGCGGACGGCCGAGCAGATCAAGATCGAGTTGGGATCGGCCTATCCATTGGAGGAGCCGCTCTCGATGGAAGTTCGCGGTCGCAGTTTGATCGAGGGAGTGCCCAAGACGATCACCATCACGGACGAGGAGATTCGGGAGGCCTTGGCCGATACAGTCTCCACGATCGTCAATGCCGTGCGAGTGGCGCTGGAGCGCACGCCGCCGGAGCTGGCGGCGGACATCATTGATCATGGCATTGTGCTGGCTGGCGGAGGAGCGCTCCTGAAGGGGTTGGATAAGCGGCTCATGCAGGAGACGAGCGTCCCGGTCATCTTGGCCGAGGATCCGCTCTCGGCCGTCGTCCTCGGAGCGGGCAAGATGCTCGACGATATTGATTTGCTCAAGCGGGTCTGTACGAATCTGGAGCGTCTGGAATATTGA